GAAAATGGTAGAAGCATTTGATAATGTATACAACGTAGCAACAACTCGAAATATTGATATGCGTTTAGCTGCATATATGGTTGGGGTTCGTAAAACTGCTGAAGCATCTCGTTTCAGAGGTTGGGTATAGGCAAATAAAAAGTGGAGAACAATGAAAATTGTTCTCCGTTTTTTTATAATGTTGAACTTTCTCTCTCAAACTTACAAAGCTAGTCTGTTTAGATGCTTATTATACACTTTTTAAAGGACGAACATTGTCCTTTTTCACTGCACGATGCGGTACTCTATAAGGAGTAAATAATGTACTCAAACTAATAAGGCCTGCAATCCCAATGATTGTGTATAATGCACGTGCTCCAAAACTTGCTTGTCCATCACGGAATAAGGTAGCAACAACGTCAAATTGGAAGATACCTAGTAGTCCCCAATTAAGTCCCCCGATAACAAGTAAGAAGAGAGCAAATCTCTGTAATCCACTCATTGAATCACCTCCATAATTAGTTTGTGGTTTAAAACTGAAAATCATTCAATCGCTGAAAAGAAAAATGCGAAGAGTTTAAATATCTCTTCGCATTTTTCTTTTATTACCCTAATTCATCAGGGCGATCACTAACATGATTCCATTCTAAAACACCGTTATCTTCATCAAATGAAATATGAACTTTTGATACATTTTTTTGGGATAATATTAATTCAACTAAGTGATCACGAATATCATCTACATAGGCAAAGCTTAATGTAGGGTCAACTTCAGCAATTAGTTCGACATGAAGGAATTCTCCTTCTTTTAATACAACCAATTTTTTTATATCGTGGATATTTGGATCATCTAAAACAAGATGTGCAATATGATTAAGCATTTCTTCATCCGTTTCGCCAATTACGCCGCGAGCATTTTCTAAAAATACAACGCCTACAACGTAGAACATCATGATACCAATCAGTATTGAAGCGATACCTTCCGCTTGCAAAAATCCTGTGAAATGGGAAATAAGAACTGCAAAAAAAGCAAGGACGCCGCCAGATGTTGCAACTAGATCTTCCATAAAGACTAACTTTGTGGCTGGTTTTGCACTACTTAAATGTGTAAAGGCTTTTGGAAGGGCTGTAATTGGATTTGATTTCAATCCTGCATCTCGAGAAATTTCTGATGCTGCTTTTAATAATACTGAACCTTCCATGACAATACCTATTGCTAATACTGATAAACTGATCCACATTTTAGAGGATTCTGCTGGGTGTTGAATCTGATGCCATCCTTCTACGATTGTTTCATAAGATAAAATACCAACAATTAGAACGGCACCTAAACAAACTAAGTTTACAACACGTCCAAATCCTTTAGGAAACTGTCTAGTTGGGGCTTTTTTGGATAGCGCAGAACCAACAAAGACAAAGAATTGATTTGCTGCATCGCCTAAAGAGTGCATCATTTCTGCGAACATTGCGACATTCCCTGTAAAAAAGAACGCAACAGCTTTGATAATACCTAGAAATAAGTTAACGAAAGCTGCGAGTAGGGAAGGCTTATTCCCGTTTTTTAAAAGTTTCCATATTTCTTTCATCATTTAACCCCTTTAAGACAATATTTCGATTTCTACTTCTTCTGTATAAGGAAGTTTTTTTATCTCATTATATAAAGATATTGTATCTAGTTGTT
This window of the Rummeliibacillus pycnus genome carries:
- a CDS encoding DUF378 domain-containing protein, whose protein sequence is MSGLQRFALFLLVIGGLNWGLLGIFQFDVVATLFRDGQASFGARALYTIIGIAGLISLSTLFTPYRVPHRAVKKDNVRPLKSV
- a CDS encoding cation diffusion facilitator family transporter yields the protein MKEIWKLLKNGNKPSLLAAFVNLFLGIIKAVAFFFTGNVAMFAEMMHSLGDAANQFFVFVGSALSKKAPTRQFPKGFGRVVNLVCLGAVLIVGILSYETIVEGWHQIQHPAESSKMWISLSVLAIGIVMEGSVLLKAASEISRDAGLKSNPITALPKAFTHLSSAKPATKLVFMEDLVATSGGVLAFFAVLISHFTGFLQAEGIASILIGIMMFYVVGVVFLENARGVIGETDEEMLNHIAHLVLDDPNIHDIKKLVVLKEGEFLHVELIAEVDPTLSFAYVDDIRDHLVELILSQKNVSKVHISFDEDNGVLEWNHVSDRPDELG